A portion of the Planctomycetota bacterium genome contains these proteins:
- a CDS encoding PDZ domain-containing protein, whose translation MRKSLISLSLALAAAAAVPVVANEDEVLRDLEAKERDLETKQIELERTQLELEVKQHSLRDAVEDIERMRLEMRELFRERERQVDGMNMPRAYRQLLDRPANVMAAFIGLGTAPASSELRAEAGLDDGFGLVIERVVEESPAADAEVKRGDLLIMLDDQRIANAPQFAALVRSYDAGDVVTLLLFRDGEEVEVDVKLAAAMVPPLEMYGETLRSSVPWPDLRERRQMVPQLRAIELPPAPPVIDRIPDLFPGDDRDGFKGNISRSVIRDDRGSAT comes from the coding sequence TCGCTCGCGTTGGCCGCCGCCGCAGCCGTTCCCGTCGTCGCCAACGAAGACGAGGTCCTGCGTGACCTCGAAGCCAAGGAGCGCGACCTTGAGACGAAACAGATCGAGCTCGAAAGGACGCAACTCGAGCTTGAGGTGAAGCAACATTCGCTTCGAGACGCCGTGGAAGACATCGAGCGGATGCGTCTCGAAATGCGCGAGTTGTTCCGCGAACGTGAACGGCAAGTCGACGGCATGAACATGCCTCGGGCCTACCGTCAACTTCTTGATCGCCCGGCAAACGTCATGGCCGCGTTCATCGGTCTGGGAACTGCACCAGCCTCCAGCGAGCTCCGCGCCGAGGCCGGTCTCGACGACGGATTCGGATTGGTGATCGAGCGTGTCGTCGAGGAATCTCCCGCTGCGGACGCTGAAGTGAAGCGTGGCGACCTGCTCATCATGCTCGACGACCAGCGGATCGCCAACGCGCCGCAGTTCGCGGCTCTCGTCCGCAGCTACGACGCCGGAGATGTCGTGACGCTGCTGCTGTTCCGTGACGGCGAAGAGGTCGAAGTCGACGTCAAGCTCGCCGCCGCGATGGTCCCGCCGCTGGAGATGTACGGCGAAACGCTCAGGTCCTCTGTGCCGTGGCCCGACCTTCGTGAGCGCAGGCAGATGGTGCCGCAGCTCCGTGCGATCGAACTGCCACCAGCGCCTCCGGTGATTGACCGGATTCCCGATCTCTTCCCCGGCGACGATCGGGACGGCTTCAAGGGCAACATCTCGCGGAGCGTCATTCGAGACGATCGTGGCTCGGCCACAC